The Actinobacillus equuli genome includes a window with the following:
- a CDS encoding YadA-like family protein has product MNKIFKVIWNHTTQTFVVTSELSKAKGKSSSSTDERSLPTRNLLNLGTAALVLGTTLGSLDANAAYSAGGGSVSTRVDAISIGTNSFASGASSTAIGALTRATALNSTAIGYESLAQEEDAIAVGSKAVSAGNDAIAIGTNSKALQTSSTAVGVDSVASERLSAAYGQGASAEAVFASALGSGAFATASNASALGSLALAKGNDSTAVGAMTSAVGVKSAALGYGAEALAGNTIAIGNVANAAGASSIALGSEAATANDNSIAVGKQSKSLNADAIAVGRQSSATGLSAIALGLQTDAKGGSSIAIGESANVATTGVSAIALGTRANADKQGAVSIGLKSNATAEQAIAIGELSKATANDAVAIGSTTNASQRDTIAIGTNNDVSACYSVAIGSYNKVAQAETYVLGNNIISTQANSVILGSLSKDRAATTETSATINDVTYGNFAGQGRSGNGVVSIGAEGSERQLINVAAGKVSDTSTDAINGSQLYAVANKLSEGWAIGNGAKVGDVKTNNQVNFLAGNANTNVEVKANGTNAFDVVISALNTAAGIEYYSVNSTVTENKDNKGATAPNAMAAGPKASATAREAIAVGYNSTASSALATAIGTSSQASGQEATALGYNSTASAQNTVALGSGATANATSALAVGVGSTATADSAVAIGNDSNATGQSSVAIGESSNATGAYATAVGDTSTATGNRSVAFGIDSKAGNTSTVAIGDKANATGVASVAMGLSAKANGTSSIAIGSSAESKQQNGVAIGNDALTDGHQTTAVGALAKASGTEASAFGFGANASQASAVALGVLTKASSFNSVAVGRLANASADSAISVGLDSKASGTRSVSLGADANSTLANSVALGSGTTTTAPTNTNSATVNGITYSGFAGANAYSVVSVGNDNQKRQIQNVAAGRITATSTDAINGSQLYFSLEKAQHHYYSVNDANVHRNNYDNTGATGEDALAAGVNAAATAKGATAAGNNVTASGAFSMALGNNARSETTSSIALGNGAKNIYKPNDPDAEKNQLGSNSIAIGLNAATSEFRTIAIGEEAEASGNVATALGYKAKAKGIGSLALGDQVSAENSYTTALGVFTKASSVYDTAIGANAIANGSNGGHAIAIGYQSNATNFATISQGSFSKASGRQSVSLGYGSSSTEHNSMALGQNATSTHANSVALGSFSETSSAKTDSSAGLTQVDSATVNGITYNGFAGANPSSVVSVGKVGQERRIQNVAAGLISATSTDAINGSQLYVVANNLTDAINVANNTANTANATVNRGWNITTSKSAGEAKDISVSNVKMGDTVTIDAGKNINITQKGATISIATSDKPTFTTATVGNTSLNGDDIKLGNTTIDGNGLTINNGPSITNKGIDAANKPITNVANGTNGTDAVNLNQLNEVKAASTTTVKSDDKSVTVKEDLTNGRVYDLSIAQADVVTNPNGTTTNNKAGNTFVTGDNLVKVLNNTSFNVTSGKVGSGTVSGTTAEQVKAGETVTFKAGNNLVLAQDGQNFTYSLSNTLDLTDKGSIKLGNTTITDNNVTVGNVSVTDKGINAANNTISNVKDGEVSATSKDAVNGSQLYTTNQNVTNVTNTVNKGWNITTSASNGSVDGTSLTNVKMGDTVTIDAGKNINITQTDGKISIATSDKPTFSNVTVGDTKINNDGVTINNGPSMTNKGIDAANTTISNVKDGKVEAGSKEAVNGGQLFNATTNLTNAGLNFVGNNASGVIHKNLSQTLAIVGELANTATASAKNVRVDTENGKLVIKLSENPTFTTVTTGNTTLNDKGLTIKNGPSITDNGIDAGNKVISNVAAGTKPTDAVNVEQLTDNITNVTNNINNVSNEVAKGWNITTSASDGSVTGNTTEQINMGELVTIDAGKNINITQANGKISIATSDKPTFSNVTVGDTKINNDGVTINNGPSMTKNGIDAANTTISNVKDGKVEAGSKEAVNGGQLFNATTNLTNAGLNFVGNNANDVIHKNLSDTLAIVGELAADAVASAKNIRVDTEDGKLVIKISENPTFSSVTTGNTTLNDQGLTIKDGPSITNKGIDAGNKVISNVAAGTKPTDAVNVSQLDAKTAAAKTELANGNTTTVTPKKGDNGQTIYTVEVNKAPVTINSTTGVAETPATGDKANNSFATVGDVVNALNNVSWAIQGNGVEKDKVTAGNQVNFVNGSGTTADVTSNGTKTDVTFNVNKSGLTVNKDGNGNVTVTADTTGDTFATADDVAKAITDSELTSTVVAGNKNLNVTSSTKGNNTEFNVTLSNNLDLTDKGSLTIGNVTVKADGINAGDNKVTGVADGDISPASTQAVNGSQLYAANQNIANYLGGHSTVDDKGNVTAPTYTVTKTDGSTATANNVGEAINNLNNEVVKPLTFAGDTGAASERKLGSTVMVKGGVTDEAKLADNNIGVVSDGNGTLTVKLAKDLNVDSVTANTVKAGDTTIDSDGVKITNGPSVTKSGIDAAGNKITNVKAGEADTDAVNVSQLKAATGNVHNRINKVNKELRAGIAGANAAAGLPQVYIPGKSMVAAAAGTFKGESALAVGYSRSSDNGKVILKLQGNANTRGDLGGSVGVGYQW; this is encoded by the coding sequence ATGAATAAAATTTTTAAAGTCATCTGGAATCACACGACACAGACGTTTGTGGTTACTTCAGAGCTGTCTAAAGCAAAAGGTAAATCGTCATCATCTACGGATGAGAGAAGTTTACCTACACGTAATTTATTAAATTTAGGTACTGCAGCATTAGTTCTGGGTACAACGCTAGGCTCATTAGATGCAAATGCAGCGTATTCGGCAGGTGGTGGTAGTGTTTCTACAAGAGTTGATGCAATTTCTATTGGAACAAATTCATTTGCATCAGGAGCGTCATCAACAGCAATAGGTGCCTTGACAAGGGCTACAGCATTAAACTCAACGGCAATTGGATATGAGTCTTTGGCTCAAGAAGAGGACGCTATTGCAGTCGGCTCTAAGGCTGTTTCAGCAGGTAATGATGCTATCGCTATTGGTACCAATTCAAAGGCATTACAGACATCATCAACAGCTGTTGGTGTTGATTCTGTTGCTTCAGAAAGACTTTCTGCTGCTTATGGTCAAGGAGCTTCAGCTGAAGCCGTATTTGCTAGTGCCTTGGGGAGTGGTGCTTTTGCTACTGCTTCAAATGCTTCTGCTTTAGGTTCTCTAGCACTTGCTAAAGGCAATGATTCTACAGCAGTTGGTGCAATGACTTCAGCTGTGGGCGTCAAATCGGCAGCATTAGGTTACGGCGCAGAAGCTTTAGCGGGTAACACGATTGCTATCGGTAATGTTGCAAATGCAGCAGGTGCATCGTCTATTGCATTAGGTTCAGAAGCGGCTACAGCAAATGACAATTCTATCGCTGTAGGTAAGCAAAGTAAGTCTCTAAATGCGGATGCTATCGCAGTAGGTCGCCAATCCTCAGCGACAGGATTATCTGCAATCGCTTTAGGTTTACAAACAGATGCAAAAGGTGGTTCAAGTATTGCAATTGGTGAAAGTGCCAATGTTGCAACTACGGGCGTAAGTGCAATTGCATTAGGTACCCGTGCAAATGCAGATAAACAAGGTGCGGTATCAATCGGTTTAAAATCAAATGCAACTGCAGAGCAGGCAATTGCGATTGGTGAACTTTCAAAAGCAACAGCAAATGATGCAGTGGCTATCGGTAGTACGACTAATGCATCACAACGCGATACAATCGCTATTGGTACAAATAATGATGTAAGTGCATGTTACTCAGTTGCGATTGGTAGCTACAATAAGGTCGCTCAAGCAGAAACTTATGTACTTGGTAATAATATTATTTCTACTCAAGCAAATAGTGTTATTTTAGGTTCACTATCAAAAGATCGAGCTGCAACAACAGAAACAAGTGCTACGATCAATGATGTAACTTACGGTAATTTTGCTGGGCAAGGTCGTTCTGGTAACGGTGTAGTGAGTATTGGTGCGGAAGGATCAGAACGTCAATTAATTAATGTTGCAGCAGGTAAAGTCTCTGATACGTCAACGGATGCAATCAATGGTTCGCAACTTTATGCAGTGGCAAATAAATTAAGCGAAGGTTGGGCAATTGGTAACGGTGCAAAAGTCGGCGATGTTAAGACTAATAACCAAGTAAACTTTTTAGCAGGTAATGCCAATACAAATGTTGAAGTAAAAGCAAATGGTACAAATGCATTTGATGTAGTTATCTCAGCATTAAATACAGCCGCAGGTATTGAATATTATTCGGTAAATTCAACAGTCACTGAAAATAAGGATAATAAAGGTGCAACTGCTCCAAATGCGATGGCGGCTGGTCCGAAAGCTTCTGCTACGGCAAGAGAAGCTATTGCGGTTGGTTATAACTCTACCGCTTCATCTGCACTTGCCACGGCAATTGGTACATCTTCGCAAGCCTCTGGTCAGGAAGCAACAGCATTAGGCTATAACTCTACGGCATCGGCTCAAAATACGGTTGCATTAGGTTCGGGGGCAACAGCCAATGCAACGAGTGCATTAGCGGTCGGTGTGGGGTCTACCGCAACAGCAGATAGTGCGGTTGCAATTGGTAATGATTCAAATGCGACTGGTCAAAGTTCAGTTGCAATCGGCGAAAGCTCAAATGCTACAGGCGCTTATGCGACAGCTGTGGGTGATACTTCGACTGCAACCGGTAATCGTTCAGTTGCATTTGGTATTGATTCGAAAGCAGGAAATACTTCAACGGTAGCAATTGGTGATAAGGCAAATGCAACTGGTGTTGCTTCAGTCGCAATGGGTTTATCAGCTAAAGCGAATGGTACAAGTTCAATTGCAATTGGTAGTTCTGCAGAGAGTAAACAACAAAATGGCGTTGCGATTGGTAACGATGCATTGACTGACGGTCACCAAACGACAGCTGTAGGTGCACTTGCAAAAGCATCTGGTACTGAAGCGTCAGCATTTGGTTTCGGTGCAAATGCTTCACAAGCGTCTGCTGTTGCGTTAGGGGTATTAACAAAGGCAAGTTCATTTAATTCTGTTGCGGTAGGGCGATTAGCGAATGCTTCTGCTGATAGCGCTATTTCAGTTGGTTTGGATTCAAAAGCAAGTGGAACTCGCTCAGTATCTTTAGGTGCGGATGCAAATTCAACACTAGCGAATTCGGTTGCATTAGGTTCTGGAACAACTACTACAGCTCCAACGAATACGAATTCAGCAACGGTCAACGGGATTACTTACTCAGGATTTGCAGGAGCTAATGCTTATTCTGTTGTGTCGGTAGGTAATGATAACCAAAAACGCCAAATTCAAAATGTGGCCGCTGGTAGAATTACTGCAACCTCAACGGATGCAATCAATGGTTCTCAGCTCTATTTTAGCTTGGAGAAAGCACAGCATCATTACTATAGTGTTAATGATGCGAATGTTCACCGTAATAACTATGATAATACCGGAGCAACAGGTGAAGATGCTCTGGCAGCCGGTGTTAATGCTGCTGCAACAGCAAAAGGTGCAACTGCTGCTGGTAATAATGTGACGGCATCCGGTGCTTTTTCTATGGCTCTTGGCAATAATGCACGTAGTGAAACCACTTCGTCTATCGCTTTAGGTAATGGGGCAAAAAATATTTATAAGCCAAACGATCCTGACGCAGAAAAAAATCAGTTAGGTTCTAATTCAATTGCGATTGGTTTAAACGCAGCTACAAGCGAGTTTAGAACGATTGCTATTGGTGAGGAGGCGGAAGCTTCAGGAAATGTTGCAACAGCTCTAGGCTATAAAGCGAAAGCAAAAGGCATAGGTAGTTTGGCGTTAGGTGACCAAGTTAGCGCTGAAAATAGCTATACAACAGCACTTGGTGTGTTTACGAAAGCAAGTTCTGTCTATGATACTGCGATTGGTGCAAATGCGATAGCTAATGGCTCAAATGGTGGTCATGCAATCGCTATAGGTTACCAATCTAATGCAACCAATTTCGCTACAATTAGCCAAGGTAGTTTTTCAAAAGCAAGTGGTCGTCAATCTGTCAGTTTAGGTTATGGTTCGAGTTCAACCGAACATAATTCAATGGCCTTGGGTCAGAATGCAACATCAACTCATGCAAATTCTGTTGCATTAGGTTCTTTCTCAGAAACATCAAGCGCTAAGACTGATAGTTCTGCAGGACTAACTCAGGTTGATTCTGCGACTGTCAATGGTATCACTTACAATGGCTTTGCTGGTGCTAATCCATCTTCCGTAGTTTCAGTGGGTAAAGTCGGACAAGAGCGTCGAATTCAAAATGTCGCGGCAGGTTTAATTTCTGCAACATCGACAGATGCGATTAACGGTTCGCAACTTTATGTAGTAGCGAATAATTTAACTGATGCAATTAATGTTGCAAATAACACAGCAAATACAGCTAATGCTACGGTAAACAGAGGATGGAACATTACCACTTCTAAATCTGCCGGCGAAGCGAAAGATATCAGTGTATCAAACGTGAAAATGGGTGATACGGTAACGATTGACGCAGGTAAAAATATTAATATTACGCAAAAAGGTGCAACAATTTCGATTGCAACCAGCGATAAACCGACATTTACTACGGCAACTGTTGGTAATACGAGCTTAAACGGCGATGATATTAAGTTAGGTAATACGACAATTGATGGTAATGGCTTAACCATTAATAACGGCCCAAGCATTACTAACAAAGGTATTGATGCGGCAAATAAACCGATCACTAACGTAGCAAACGGTACAAATGGTACGGATGCGGTAAATCTTAACCAGTTAAATGAGGTTAAAGCCGCGAGTACAACGACTGTGAAATCAGACGATAAATCAGTCACGGTTAAAGAAGATTTAACGAATGGTCGAGTTTACGATCTTTCTATTGCACAAGCAGATGTGGTAACTAACCCGAATGGTACGACTACAAATAATAAAGCGGGTAATACTTTTGTAACAGGTGATAACCTAGTAAAAGTACTAAATAACACAAGCTTTAATGTCACCTCTGGTAAGGTTGGTAGCGGCACAGTAAGCGGTACAACGGCAGAGCAAGTAAAAGCGGGTGAAACGGTGACGTTTAAAGCCGGTAATAATCTTGTTTTAGCACAAGACGGTCAAAACTTTACTTACTCGTTATCGAATACTTTAGATTTAACTGATAAAGGTTCGATTAAGTTAGGTAATACCACAATCACAGATAATAACGTAACTGTAGGTAATGTATCTGTTACAGATAAAGGCATTAATGCAGCGAATAACACGATTAGCAACGTGAAAGACGGTGAAGTATCGGCAACTAGCAAAGATGCAGTAAACGGTAGTCAGTTGTATACGACAAACCAAAACGTAACGAATGTGACGAATACTGTAAATAAAGGCTGGAATATTACGACTTCAGCATCAAACGGTTCGGTAGACGGTACCAGCTTAACGAATGTGAAGATGGGCGATACGGTAACGATTGACGCAGGTAAGAACATCAATATTACTCAAACAGACGGTAAGATTTCGATTGCGACTAGCGATAAACCAACGTTCAGTAATGTAACGGTAGGTGATACGAAGATCAATAATGATGGTGTAACCATTAATAATGGTCCAAGTATGACTAATAAAGGTATTGATGCAGCAAATACAACAATCAGCAATGTAAAAGACGGCAAAGTTGAGGCAGGTAGTAAAGAAGCGGTAAATGGCGGTCAGTTATTTAACGCAACAACCAACTTAACCAATGCAGGTTTAAATTTTGTGGGTAACAATGCAAGCGGTGTAATTCATAAAAACTTAAGCCAAACATTAGCGATTGTGGGTGAGTTAGCGAATACTGCTACAGCAAGTGCGAAGAACGTTCGTGTCGATACAGAAAACGGCAAATTAGTGATTAAGCTCAGTGAAAACCCAACGTTTACTACGGTAACGACGGGCAACACGACTTTAAATGATAAAGGTTTAACCATTAAAAACGGCCCAAGTATTACCGATAACGGCATTGATGCAGGTAACAAAGTTATCTCTAATGTTGCAGCAGGTACAAAACCGACAGATGCGGTGAATGTAGAGCAGCTAACAGACAACATCACAAATGTTACAAATAACATTAACAATGTAAGTAATGAAGTTGCAAAAGGCTGGAATATTACAACTAGCGCATCGGACGGTTCGGTAACGGGTAATACCACCGAACAAATCAATATGGGTGAGCTTGTTACGATTGACGCAGGCAAAAACATCAATATCACGCAAGCAAACGGTAAGATTTCGATTGCAACTAGTGATAAACCAACCTTTAGCAATGTAACGGTAGGTGATACGAAGATCAATAATGATGGCGTAACCATTAATAATGGTCCAAGTATGACGAAAAACGGTATTGATGCAGCGAATACAACAATCAGCAATGTAAAAGATGGCAAAGTTGAGGCAGGTAGTAAAGAAGCGGTAAATGGCGGTCAGTTATTTAACGCAACAACCAACTTAACCAATGCAGGCTTAAATTTTGTGGGTAACAACGCAAACGATGTAATTCATAAAAATTTAAGTGATACATTAGCAATTGTAGGTGAGTTAGCCGCGGACGCAGTAGCAAGTGCGAAGAATATTCGTGTGGATACAGAGGATGGTAAATTAGTAATTAAGATTAGTGAAAATCCAACGTTTAGCTCGGTAACTACGGGTAACACGACCTTAAATGACCAAGGTTTAACCATTAAAGACGGTCCAAGTATCACGAATAAAGGTATTGATGCAGGTAACAAAGTTATCTCTAATGTTGCAGCAGGTACAAAACCAACAGATGCAGTAAACGTATCGCAATTAGATGCGAAAACAGCCGCAGCGAAAACCGAGTTAGCAAACGGTAATACAACGACCGTAACACCGAAAAAAGGTGATAATGGACAAACCATTTACACCGTTGAAGTAAACAAAGCACCAGTGACTATCAATAGTACAACCGGTGTAGCGGAAACGCCAGCAACAGGTGATAAAGCGAATAATAGCTTTGCAACTGTAGGTGATGTGGTAAATGCATTAAACAACGTATCTTGGGCAATCCAAGGCAACGGTGTTGAAAAAGATAAGGTAACTGCTGGCAATCAAGTTAACTTTGTGAATGGTAGTGGCACAACCGCAGATGTTACATCTAACGGTACGAAAACGGATGTTACATTCAACGTAAACAAATCAGGTTTAACGGTGAATAAAGACGGTAATGGTAATGTTACTGTTACGGCAGATACTACTGGCGATACGTTTGCGACTGCGGATGATGTAGCGAAAGCGATTACTGACTCTGAGTTAACTTCAACAGTAGTAGCGGGTAACAAAAACTTAAATGTAACATCGAGCACGAAAGGTAATAACACCGAGTTTAACGTAACACTATCAAACAACCTTGATTTAACCGATAAAGGTAGTTTAACGATTGGTAATGTGACGGTTAAAGCGGATGGCATTAATGCCGGCGATAACAAAGTAACTGGTGTAGCAGACGGCGATATTTCACCAGCTAGCACACAAGCGGTTAATGGTTCTCAGCTTTATGCAGCGAACCAAAATATTGCTAATTACCTAGGCGGTCACTCAACAGTTGATGACAAAGGCAATGTTACGGCGCCGACATATACAGTTACGAAGACAGATGGTTCTACTGCGACTGCAAATAATGTAGGAGAAGCAATTAACAATCTCAATAATGAAGTTGTTAAACCGCTAACATTTGCAGGTGATACCGGAGCTGCTTCAGAACGTAAATTAGGTTCTACCGTAATGGTTAAAGGCGGTGTTACCGATGAAGCTAAACTTGCAGATAATAATATCGGCGTGGTTTCTGATGGTAACGGTACTTTAACGGTGAAATTGGCGAAAGATCTAAATGTTGATTCAGTAACAGCAAATACGGTAAAAGCAGGTGATACGACAATTGATTCTGATGGCGTGAAGATTACAAATGGTCCGAGCGTAACTAAATCAGGTATTGATGCAGCAGGCAATAAAATCACAAATGTGAAAGCCGGTGAAGCTGATACTGATGCCGTTAATGTGAGCCAATTGAAAGCGGCCACAGGCAATGTTCATAACCGTATTAATAAGGTGAATAAAGAGTTACGTGCAGGTATTGCAGGAGCGAATGCAGCAGCAGGTTTACCACAAGTTTATATCCCGGGTAAATCGATGGTTGCTGCCGCAGCGGGTACTTTCAAAGGTGAAAGTGCATTAGCGGTGGGTTACTCTCGTTCAAGCGATAACGGTAAAGTGATTCTTAAATTACAAGGTAATGCAAATACTCGCGGAGACTTAGGTGGTTCTGTAGGTGTTGGTTATCAGTGGTAA
- a CDS encoding MmcQ/YjbR family DNA-binding protein — MQSKRQNLRDEILLYVLQQYGTEPEFLWKTHPTYAVLRHPDNRKWYAILMDVASSVFGLSGEKNVPVMNIKCSPDLLNSFLSQSGFFPAYHMNKANWLSILLDGSVDKETIVFLLNSSFDLTATRQRKQKLGIASHTEWIVPANPKYYDVEQALEVGAELLWKQSNNIAVGDMVYIYVTAPTAAIRCKCEALEVNLPYKSERTDLRIERVMRLKCLNVYDKALLPKTLLQSFGVTAVRGPRKMPFALNEEISRIATVSEQ, encoded by the coding sequence ATGCAAAGTAAAAGACAAAATCTTCGTGACGAGATATTGCTATATGTATTACAACAATATGGTACGGAACCGGAATTTTTATGGAAGACACATCCCACTTATGCGGTATTACGCCATCCGGATAACCGGAAATGGTATGCGATTTTGATGGATGTAGCATCTTCAGTTTTTGGTTTATCGGGAGAGAAAAATGTTCCGGTGATGAATATTAAATGCTCACCCGATCTCTTAAATTCATTTTTGTCTCAATCGGGCTTTTTTCCGGCTTATCATATGAATAAAGCTAATTGGCTGAGTATATTGTTAGACGGTTCGGTAGATAAAGAAACAATCGTATTCTTATTAAATAGTAGTTTTGACCTTACCGCTACTCGACAACGTAAGCAAAAATTAGGTATTGCAAGCCATACGGAATGGATTGTTCCGGCAAATCCGAAATACTATGATGTAGAACAAGCGCTTGAAGTCGGTGCGGAATTGTTATGGAAACAGAGCAATAATATTGCGGTAGGCGATATGGTATATATTTATGTTACCGCCCCAACCGCCGCCATTAGGTGTAAATGTGAGGCATTAGAAGTCAATTTGCCATATAAATCGGAGAGAACGGATTTACGTATTGAAAGAGTTATGCGATTAAAATGTTTAAATGTTTACGACAAAGCACTATTACCTAAAACATTACTTCAAAGTTTTGGTGTCACTGCTGTACGAGGCCCTCGCAAAATGCCATTTGCACTTAATGAGGAAATTAGCCGGATAGCAACAGTTTCAGAACAATAA
- a CDS encoding peptide ABC transporter ATP-binding protein yields MALLDIRHLSIEIDTPNGRVKMVDNVNLTLDEGEICGLVGESGSGKSLIAKVICGVMKDEWIVTADRFRFNDVELLKLSPTQRRKVVGEQISMIFQDPLSSLDPSRRVGEQLIQTINFKGKWWQWFGWKKKKAIELLHRVGIRDHKTIMQSYPFDITEGEAQKVIIAMAVANQPRLLVADEPTHTLEPTTQLQIYRLLSSMNKNLGTSILLVANDIRSIHKWVDSFNVLYCGQTVEIGNKETIMESPYHPYTSVLLNSIPDFSQPLAFKSHLNTLKGTVPMLQNMPIGCRLGPRCPFAQKKCIQKPPLRKFKQHEFACHFPINFREQNFLKKAEFEPVIVHEKNE; encoded by the coding sequence ATGGCTTTATTAGATATTCGTCATTTAAGTATCGAAATTGATACGCCGAATGGGCGAGTAAAAATGGTAGATAATGTAAATCTTACCCTTGATGAAGGCGAAATTTGCGGTTTAGTAGGGGAGTCCGGCTCAGGTAAAAGCTTGATTGCCAAAGTAATTTGTGGCGTAATGAAGGATGAGTGGATTGTCACGGCAGACCGCTTTCGTTTTAATGATGTGGAATTGTTGAAGCTTTCTCCGACACAGCGCCGAAAAGTAGTGGGTGAACAAATTTCAATGATTTTCCAAGACCCGCTGTCTAGTCTAGATCCAAGTCGAAGAGTGGGAGAACAGCTCATTCAAACGATTAACTTTAAAGGAAAATGGTGGCAGTGGTTCGGTTGGAAAAAGAAAAAAGCCATTGAATTGCTGCATAGAGTGGGGATCCGAGATCATAAAACGATTATGCAGAGCTACCCGTTTGATATTACGGAAGGTGAAGCGCAGAAGGTTATTATTGCCATGGCGGTGGCAAATCAGCCACGCTTATTGGTTGCAGATGAACCGACACACACGCTTGAGCCGACCACGCAATTACAAATCTATCGTTTACTCTCCAGTATGAATAAAAACCTTGGTACTTCAATTTTACTGGTAGCGAATGATATTCGTAGTATTCATAAGTGGGTGGATTCGTTTAATGTATTGTACTGTGGTCAAACGGTGGAAATAGGTAATAAAGAGACGATTATGGAATCGCCTTATCATCCTTATACATCGGTATTATTGAATAGTATTCCGGATTTTTCACAGCCGCTCGCCTTTAAAAGCCACTTAAATACTTTAAAAGGCACCGTGCCGATGTTGCAGAATATGCCGATAGGCTGTCGATTAGGACCTCGTTGTCCGTTTGCACAGAAGAAATGTATTCAAAAGCCCCCATTGCGTAAATTTAAACAACATGAATTTGCCTGTCATTTTCCGATTAATTTTAGAGAGCAAAACTTTCTTAAAAAAGCGGAATTTGAGCCGGTGATTGTGCATGAAAAGAATGAGTAA
- a CDS encoding ABC transporter permease subunit: MLNREEPEQFRESDYFKQFLFQLRKDKLTLTSVYLFIALLLLIFFGHAIAPYQADTQFVGLELMPPSWDDRGQISHFFGTDDLGRDIFSRMLYGFYYTVGSALIISIAIGLIGGIIGVLAGTSRKSFSFVGHLFDTFLFIPILIIAIIIATLMEASLINAMLAISLAMLPHFIHKIYQATEQELKREYVITLRLDGASRWDLIKEVVLPNLTSVAVKESAHIFMIAVLDISALSFIGLGAQSSTPEWGAMIRDSLELIYLAPWTVILPGMATILVILIISMLGNGISRVLEKYRY, encoded by the coding sequence ATGTTAAATAGAGAAGAACCGGAACAGTTCAGAGAATCGGATTACTTTAAACAATTTCTCTTTCAGCTGCGTAAAGATAAATTAACCTTAACCAGTGTATATCTATTTATTGCGTTACTATTGTTAATTTTTTTTGGTCATGCAATAGCGCCCTATCAAGCGGATACACAATTTGTCGGTTTGGAATTAATGCCGCCGTCATGGGATGACAGGGGGCAAATTAGCCATTTCTTCGGTACGGATGATTTAGGGCGTGATATTTTCAGCCGTATGCTATATGGTTTTTACTATACGGTCGGTTCCGCACTGATTATTAGTATTGCGATAGGCCTTATTGGCGGCATTATCGGCGTACTTGCCGGTACGAGTCGCAAGTCATTTTCCTTTGTTGGACACCTGTTTGATACTTTCTTATTTATCCCAATTTTGATTATTGCGATTATTATCGCAACGTTAATGGAAGCGAGTTTAATCAATGCGATGTTAGCGATTTCGTTAGCAATGCTTCCGCATTTTATCCATAAAATTTATCAAGCGACAGAACAAGAGCTGAAACGAGAGTATGTGATTACGCTACGTTTAGACGGCGCTTCGCGTTGGGATCTGATTAAAGAGGTTGTTCTGCCCAATTTAACCTCAGTGGCAGTGAAGGAATCCGCTCATATTTTTATGATTGCGGTATTAGATATTAGTGCACTGAGTTTTATTGGACTAGGGGCGCAAAGCTCGACCCCGGAATGGGGGGCGATGATCAGAGATTCTCTGGAATTAATTTATTTAGCGCCTTGGACCGTTATTTTGCCGGGGATGGCAACAATATTGGTGATTTTAATTATTAGTATGTTGGGTAACGGTATCAGCCGTGTGCTAGAGAAATACCGTTATTAG